A DNA window from Haliovirga abyssi contains the following coding sequences:
- the purH gene encoding bifunctional phosphoribosylaminoimidazolecarboxamide formyltransferase/IMP cyclohydrolase, which translates to MARKALISVSDKTGVVEFAKGLVKNGYEILSTGGTLKVLKENGIEVEQVSDYTGFPEMLDGRVKTLHPKIHAGLLSLRDNEEHQRIMKEHNMEYIDIVAVNLYPFKETISKENVTLEEAIENIDIGGPTMIRSAAKNYKFVTVIVDPKDYSNVIAELNENNSETTAKTRFELAKKVYKHTAIYDTMITNYLSGLEKEENYPEILENKYEKAYDLRYGENPHQSAVFYKELDIEEDCAATAEILHGKQLSFNNIIDVDAAIEIVKEFERPAVAILKHTNPCGAALADDIVTAFRDALASDPVSAFGSIIAVNRKVEADLANELNSFFNEIIIAPEYSEEALEILKKKKNRRLLKVKDLKRKSSTSKYDYKKVVGGLLVQERDLKDITIDDLKVVTEKQPTKEELEELMFAWKICAKVKSNAILLCKGTKTVGVGAGQMSRVDSSEIAVKKAGEKAAGSVLASDAFFPFRDGVDAAADAGIKAIIQPGGSIRDEEVIQAANEKGIVMVFTGMRHFRH; encoded by the coding sequence ATGGCAAGGAAAGCACTAATTAGTGTATCGGACAAAACAGGAGTAGTAGAATTTGCAAAAGGGCTTGTGAAGAACGGATATGAAATTTTATCTACTGGAGGAACTCTTAAAGTATTAAAAGAAAATGGAATTGAGGTAGAGCAAGTATCGGATTATACTGGATTTCCTGAAATGTTAGACGGAAGAGTAAAGACATTACATCCAAAAATTCATGCTGGATTATTATCTTTAAGAGATAATGAAGAGCATCAAAGAATCATGAAGGAACACAATATGGAGTATATTGATATTGTTGCGGTTAACTTGTACCCTTTTAAAGAGACAATTTCTAAAGAGAATGTAACTTTGGAAGAAGCAATAGAAAATATTGATATAGGTGGGCCTACAATGATAAGATCAGCTGCTAAAAATTATAAGTTTGTTACAGTAATTGTAGATCCTAAAGATTATAGTAACGTAATAGCGGAACTTAATGAAAATAACAGTGAAACAACAGCTAAAACAAGATTTGAATTAGCTAAAAAAGTTTATAAACATACTGCTATTTATGATACTATGATAACTAACTATTTGAGCGGACTAGAAAAAGAGGAAAATTATCCAGAAATTTTGGAAAATAAATATGAAAAAGCTTATGATTTAAGATATGGTGAAAATCCACATCAAAGTGCTGTATTTTATAAAGAATTAGATATTGAAGAAGATTGTGCGGCTACTGCTGAAATATTGCATGGAAAACAACTTTCATTTAATAATATAATAGATGTAGATGCTGCTATTGAAATTGTAAAAGAATTTGAAAGACCAGCAGTTGCTATATTAAAGCATACAAATCCTTGTGGAGCAGCACTTGCTGACGATATTGTAACAGCTTTTCGTGATGCATTAGCATCAGACCCTGTTTCTGCTTTTGGAAGTATTATAGCTGTAAATAGAAAAGTGGAAGCAGATTTAGCAAATGAATTAAACAGTTTTTTTAATGAGATAATAATAGCTCCAGAATATAGTGAAGAAGCATTAGAAATATTAAAAAAGAAAAAAAATAGAAGATTATTAAAAGTTAAAGATTTAAAAAGAAAATCATCTACAAGTAAATATGATTATAAAAAGGTTGTAGGTGGATTATTGGTACAAGAAAGAGATTTGAAAGATATTACTATTGATGATTTGAAAGTAGTAACAGAAAAGCAACCAACAAAAGAGGAACTTGAAGAATTAATGTTTGCTTGGAAGATATGTGCTAAAGTAAAATCAAATGCAATACTTTTATGTAAAGGGACAAAAACAGTTGGAGTAGGAGCTGGACAAATGTCAAGAGTTGATTCTTCTGAAATAGCTGTAAAAAAAGCAGGAGAAAAAGCAGCAGGTTCTGTATTAGCGTCGGATGCATTTTTCCCATTTAGAGATGGGGTAGATGCAGCAGCAGATGCAGGAATAAAAGCAATAATACAACCAGGTGGTTCAATAAGAGATGAAGAAGTTATACAAGCAGCAAATGAAAAAGGTATAGTTATGGTATTTACTGGCATGAGACATTTTAGACATTAA
- a CDS encoding HEAT repeat domain-containing protein, whose protein sequence is MERDYYEVLQIRKDATISEIKLSYKRLIHKYHPDISKTEDNIMKFKEVIKAYKILSNPIKRVEYDKKNLNVKRSKNRKKNIDRDIKNNFMKLSKDKSNKVKYLFSEIFNKKKLNDLFFNIKVARNELRRKKFVDRELSKISVSFSSDELYNNMSDIDIKARLKNKYNHFIRINAVKIIAYNRDRQYIFELVKLLSDESPLVRKEVIKTLGMLKDYRSLNFIINSSFDYDDDVRIEVAKSLRNFEDIRAVSGLLKLLDDINEEVIIEAVYSLGVIGDKDVVEDIRKLLKKRNIKLRRAVFEVVKILRE, encoded by the coding sequence ATGGAAAGAGATTATTATGAAGTATTACAAATTAGAAAAGATGCTACAATATCTGAGATTAAACTTTCTTACAAAAGGCTAATACATAAATATCATCCAGATATATCAAAAACTGAAGATAATATAATGAAATTTAAAGAAGTAATAAAAGCATATAAAATTTTAAGTAATCCCATAAAAAGAGTTGAATATGATAAAAAAAATTTAAATGTGAAAAGAAGTAAAAATAGGAAGAAAAATATAGATAGAGATATAAAAAACAATTTTATGAAGCTGTCAAAAGATAAAAGTAATAAAGTAAAATACCTTTTTTCTGAAATATTTAATAAAAAAAAATTAAATGATCTGTTTTTTAATATAAAAGTAGCTAGAAATGAATTAAGAAGAAAAAAATTTGTAGATAGAGAATTATCAAAAATATCAGTATCATTTTCTAGTGATGAATTATATAATAATATGAGTGATATTGATATAAAGGCAAGATTGAAAAATAAATATAACCATTTTATAAGGATTAATGCAGTTAAAATAATAGCGTACAATAGAGATAGACAATATATATTTGAATTAGTAAAATTATTGTCAGATGAATCACCTTTAGTTAGAAAAGAAGTGATAAAAACATTAGGTATGTTAAAAGATTATAGAAGTCTAAATTTTATTATAAATAGCTCTTTTGATTATGATGATGATGTTAGAATAGAGGTGGCAAAATCATTAAGAAATTTTGAAGATATAAGAGCTGTATCGGGATTATTAAAATTACTAGATGATATAAACGAAGAGGTTATAATTGAAGCAGTTTATTCATTGGGAGTTATAGGAGATAAAGACGTTGTTGAAGATATAAGAAAATTATTAAAGAAAAGAAATATTAAATTAAGAAGAGCTGTATTTGAAGTTGTTAAAATACTTAGAGAATAA
- a CDS encoding L-lactate MFS transporter, whose translation MEKKRVERMLVIPLGILIFMCLGTIYSWSVFRKPLEKLFNVGATQSGIPYTLFLASYALTMPFAGKFIKKIEPRLLIIVGGIIVGLAWVISGFAGNIELLSLTYGIFGGIGVGIVYGVPMAVVAKWFPKKKGLTVGLTLAGFGLSPFVTAPIASFLIDNYGVLSAFKIIGVVFIILITLLSLPLKFPDEKEHAEKKTNNIELDFSIKDIIKTKQFWGLVTTYTIGTLAGLMAIGISSPFGQEVIKMSSEKAAIYVSLFAIFNGIGRPIFGTLTDKFGGKKTAIISYIIIITASVIGLTLGAGKEFLYFIVFAMFWLVLGGWLAIAPTVTSNIFGAKHYAENYGVIFLSYGLGALTGGVISGVIRDKLGTYEYVFYPVIVLGIIGIIIAIKTLDKIKIEVK comes from the coding sequence ATGGAGAAAAAAAGAGTTGAAAGAATGTTGGTAATACCGCTGGGAATATTGATATTTATGTGTTTGGGGACGATATATTCGTGGAGTGTATTTAGAAAACCATTAGAGAAATTATTTAACGTTGGTGCTACACAAAGTGGGATACCATACACTTTATTTTTGGCATCATATGCTTTGACAATGCCTTTTGCAGGGAAATTTATAAAAAAAATTGAGCCAAGATTATTAATAATAGTTGGAGGTATTATAGTTGGACTAGCATGGGTTATATCTGGCTTTGCAGGGAATATTGAGTTGTTATCATTGACATATGGAATATTTGGAGGTATTGGTGTTGGAATTGTATATGGAGTTCCAATGGCAGTTGTAGCAAAATGGTTTCCGAAAAAGAAAGGACTTACAGTAGGACTTACGTTAGCTGGTTTTGGATTATCGCCATTTGTAACGGCACCAATAGCAAGCTTTTTAATTGATAATTATGGAGTTTTATCTGCCTTTAAAATAATAGGTGTAGTTTTTATAATTCTAATTACATTGCTTAGTTTGCCTCTAAAATTTCCTGATGAAAAAGAACATGCAGAAAAGAAAACTAATAATATTGAATTGGATTTTTCAATAAAAGATATTATAAAAACAAAACAATTTTGGGGATTAGTAACTACTTACACAATAGGAACTTTGGCAGGGTTAATGGCAATAGGGATATCAAGTCCATTTGGGCAGGAAGTTATAAAGATGTCTTCAGAAAAAGCTGCAATTTATGTATCTTTATTTGCTATATTTAATGGAATAGGTAGGCCCATATTTGGAACTTTAACAGATAAATTTGGTGGGAAAAAGACAGCAATTATATCATATATAATTATCATAACAGCGTCTGTTATTGGTCTTACTCTTGGAGCAGGAAAAGAATTTTTATATTTTATTGTATTTGCTATGTTTTGGTTAGTTTTAGGAGGATGGCTTGCAATAGCTCCAACTGTAACTTCGAATATTTTTGGAGCAAAACATTATGCTGAAAACTACGGAGTTATATTTTTATCATATGGGCTAGGAGCGTTAACAGGCGGAGTTATATCAGGAGTTATAAGGGATAAATTAGGTACATATGAATATGTATTTTATCCAGTAATTGTATTGGGAATAATTGGAATAATTATCGCAATAAAAACTTTAGACAAAATTAAAATTGAAGTAAAATAA
- the serA gene encoding phosphoglycerate dehydrogenase has translation MFNIKNMKVLIAEMVDKKVVEKIKAQCNVDEKYKLSHEELLKIIPEYNAIIIRSETQVNRSFLDAAVNLKIVGRAGSGLDNIDIDYATKKGVIVANTPESNIVSAAEQTMTLLLATSRNTVWANNTIKSGKWDRKKFIGSELYQKTLGIIGLGRIGGLISERAKGFGMNLIAYDPYISDSRFEKYGVEKKNSIEELVKESDFITIHTPRTEETIDIISDKEIELMKDGVRLVNVARGGLYNEDALYRGMKSGKIASVGIDVWMTEPQETHPLYEFNTMIGTPHLGASTREAQFRVGDEVANEVLAGLKGEIVKNAVNIPSVSDSTFVKLKTFIALSEKMGRIYSQIKREGIKKIGLSFGGNEISNKEDVKVLSLVAIKGILDSTVPETVNFVNANYIAEQRGIEIKESIELDTGDYNNLMKITIEDISGDKFEIEGTVLEKKYPRIVRIGEFELDLVPEGKLVYLPHRNVPGVIGRVGIKMSEFNVNISKMIVSDSKENGSIMILTVDNNMPDILVENLKNIDEIKDVKVINL, from the coding sequence ATGTTTAATATAAAAAATATGAAAGTATTAATAGCTGAAATGGTAGATAAAAAAGTTGTAGAAAAAATAAAAGCTCAATGTAATGTTGATGAAAAATATAAATTATCTCATGAAGAATTATTAAAAATAATTCCAGAATATAATGCAATAATAATAAGAAGTGAAACTCAAGTAAACAGATCATTTTTAGATGCAGCAGTAAATTTAAAAATAGTAGGAAGAGCAGGGTCTGGGTTAGATAATATTGATATTGATTATGCAACGAAAAAAGGGGTAATTGTAGCAAATACTCCTGAAAGTAATATTGTATCTGCAGCAGAACAAACAATGACTTTGTTGTTAGCAACAAGTAGAAATACAGTTTGGGCAAATAATACTATAAAATCAGGTAAATGGGATAGAAAGAAATTTATAGGTAGCGAATTATATCAAAAAACATTAGGAATAATTGGATTAGGAAGAATAGGTGGATTAATTTCTGAAAGAGCAAAAGGGTTTGGAATGAATTTGATAGCTTATGATCCGTATATATCTGATTCAAGATTTGAAAAATATGGTGTGGAAAAGAAAAACAGTATTGAAGAATTAGTAAAAGAATCTGACTTTATAACAATTCATACTCCAAGAACAGAAGAAACAATTGATATAATTTCTGATAAGGAAATTGAATTAATGAAAGATGGAGTTAGATTAGTCAATGTAGCAAGAGGTGGATTATATAACGAAGATGCACTATATAGAGGAATGAAATCAGGGAAGATAGCTTCTGTAGGGATTGATGTTTGGATGACAGAACCACAAGAAACACATCCATTATATGAATTTAATACTATGATTGGGACACCTCATTTAGGAGCTTCTACACGTGAAGCACAATTTAGAGTTGGAGATGAAGTGGCAAACGAAGTATTAGCTGGTTTGAAAGGTGAAATAGTAAAAAATGCTGTAAATATTCCAAGTGTATCTGACAGTACATTTGTAAAATTAAAAACATTTATAGCTTTATCAGAAAAAATGGGAAGAATATACTCTCAAATAAAAAGAGAAGGTATAAAAAAAATAGGTCTTAGTTTTGGTGGTAATGAGATATCTAATAAAGAAGATGTAAAAGTTTTATCACTAGTAGCAATAAAAGGAATTTTAGATAGTACGGTTCCTGAAACAGTTAATTTTGTAAATGCTAATTATATAGCAGAACAAAGAGGTATTGAGATAAAAGAAAGTATAGAGCTTGATACAGGTGATTATAACAATCTTATGAAAATTACAATTGAAGATATTTCAGGAGATAAATTTGAAATAGAAGGAACTGTATTAGAAAAAAAATATCCAAGAATTGTAAGAATAGGAGAATTTGAATTAGATTTAGTTCCAGAAGGAAAATTGGTATATTTGCCACATAGAAATGTACCAGGAGTTATAGGTAGAGTAGGAATAAAAATGTCAGAATTTAATGTAAATATTTCAAAGATGATTGTATCTGACAGTAAAGAGAATGGTTCTATTATGATTTTAACAGTAGATAATAATATGCCAGACATTCTTGTGGAAAATTTGAAAAATATTGATGAGATAAAAGATGTTAAGGTTATAAATTTATAA
- a CDS encoding pyridoxal-phosphate-dependent aminotransferase family protein: MKNLLMTPGPTPIPEEARFAMAKSIIHHRTDEYSEIFKELSKNLKYLFKTENPVITLTSSGTGGMEASVANLFSKGDKVVVVSVGNFGERFVKLCDIYGLEVVKLSYNWGEAAKANDLKEVLAKEEGVKGVFLTHHETSTGVLNDVKSFGEILKGTDILFVVDTISGLIANEFETDNWGVDCAVAGSQKGFMAPPGLAFVSLSEKAQKALDKSDLPKFYFSFKNTLNRLPEGQNPTTPAVNLIIATNEACKMLKKEGLENVTARHKNLKEAVAIGIKALGLEFFVKDEAVRGNTVTAVVAPEGVDGQAVNNTMRDKYGITIAGGQGAIKGKIFRLGHLGDVDRFDVLSLFSALEMTLNDLGYKGFEAGSSLKAIQKYYLR, translated from the coding sequence ATGAAAAACTTGTTAATGACACCAGGGCCTACGCCAATACCAGAAGAAGCAAGGTTTGCTATGGCGAAATCTATTATTCATCACAGAACAGATGAATATTCTGAAATATTTAAGGAACTGTCAAAAAATCTTAAATATTTATTCAAAACAGAAAATCCAGTAATAACTTTAACATCTTCTGGAACAGGAGGAATGGAAGCATCGGTAGCTAACCTTTTCTCAAAAGGAGATAAAGTTGTGGTTGTATCTGTTGGAAATTTTGGAGAAAGATTTGTAAAATTGTGTGATATTTATGGATTAGAAGTTGTAAAATTATCTTACAATTGGGGAGAAGCTGCAAAAGCAAATGATTTAAAAGAAGTATTAGCAAAAGAAGAGGGAGTAAAAGGTGTTTTCTTAACTCATCATGAAACTTCTACTGGAGTATTAAATGATGTGAAATCATTTGGAGAAATTTTAAAAGGTACGGATATTTTATTTGTTGTAGATACAATTAGTGGATTGATAGCTAATGAATTTGAAACGGATAATTGGGGAGTTGATTGTGCAGTAGCTGGTTCTCAAAAAGGATTTATGGCACCTCCAGGATTAGCTTTTGTGTCACTGAGCGAAAAAGCACAAAAAGCATTAGACAAATCAGATTTACCTAAATTTTATTTTAGTTTTAAGAATACTTTGAATAGGCTTCCAGAAGGACAAAATCCTACAACACCAGCAGTAAATTTAATTATTGCTACAAATGAAGCATGCAAAATGCTGAAAAAAGAAGGATTAGAAAATGTAACAGCAAGACATAAAAATTTAAAAGAGGCAGTAGCTATTGGAATAAAAGCTTTAGGATTAGAATTTTTTGTAAAAGATGAAGCTGTAAGAGGGAATACTGTAACAGCAGTAGTTGCGCCAGAAGGTGTAGATGGGCAAGCTGTGAATAATACAATGAGAGATAAATATGGAATAACAATAGCAGGTGGACAAGGAGCTATAAAAGGTAAAATATTTAGACTAGGTCATTTAGGAGATGTAGATAGATTTGATGTATTGTCTCTGTTTTCAGCTTTAGAAATGACATTAAATGATTTAGGATATAAAGGATTTGAAGCTGGAAGTAGTTTGAAAGCTATTCAAAAGTACTATTTGAGATAA
- a CDS encoding Rpn family recombination-promoting nuclease/putative transposase, with protein sequence MCRINPRVDFAFKKLFGTESNKKLLIDLINSIVSEEDQVKELELKNPYNDKNFRNDKLSILDIKAIDQRGQWYNIEMQVIDQEYFDKRALYYWARLYSGQLSAGVNYDNLKKTISINILNFRCLDEEKYHNIYKIINSESGKEFINHLEIHFIELEKYDEKMSTMLDRWVNFLKKAEGYDKNRLPKELAEVESIKKAVELLDDMSLNYEERESYEARLKWLRDEEAAIKTAEKKGFKKGQKEGIEQGREEGREEEKIKIAKSLLDILDIKTISEKTGLSEEQIRILKK encoded by the coding sequence ATGTGTAGAATAAATCCAAGAGTAGATTTTGCATTTAAAAAATTATTTGGGACAGAATCAAATAAAAAATTATTAATAGATTTAATAAATTCAATAGTGTCAGAAGAAGATCAGGTGAAAGAATTAGAATTAAAAAATCCTTATAATGATAAGAATTTCAGGAATGACAAGTTGTCTATATTAGATATAAAAGCAATTGATCAAAGAGGGCAATGGTATAATATAGAGATGCAGGTTATCGATCAAGAATATTTTGATAAGAGAGCGTTATATTATTGGGCAAGATTATATTCCGGGCAACTGTCTGCAGGAGTAAATTATGATAATTTAAAGAAAACTATAAGTATAAATATATTGAATTTTAGATGTTTAGATGAAGAAAAATATCATAATATATATAAGATAATAAACAGTGAAAGCGGAAAAGAATTTATAAATCATTTAGAAATACATTTTATAGAATTAGAAAAATATGATGAGAAAATGAGTACAATGTTAGATAGATGGGTTAATTTTTTAAAAAAAGCAGAAGGATATGATAAAAATAGATTACCAAAAGAGTTAGCAGAAGTAGAAAGTATAAAAAAAGCAGTAGAATTGTTAGATGATATGTCGTTAAATTATGAAGAACGAGAAAGTTATGAAGCAAGATTAAAATGGCTAAGAGATGAAGAAGCAGCAATAAAAACAGCTGAGAAAAAAGGTTTTAAAAAAGGTCAAAAAGAAGGAATAGAACAAGGAAGAGAAGAAGGAAGAGAAGAAGAAAAAATAAAAATAGCAAAAAGCTTATTAGATATTTTAGATATAAAAACAATATCAGAAAAAACAGGTTTAAGCGAAGAGCAAATCAGAATTCTTAAAAAATAG